ACGGAGGCGATCGCCTTCTTGAGCGTAACCGTATAATCCGGGTTGATCTTTGCGTCGCTGAACCCCCAATGCGTGTCGGATAACTGGACAAAGAAGAAATCATCCTGACTTCCTTTTTTCCCCTGATCAGAGGCAAAACTGTCGATGCCCGAAATGAAGACAACGCCTCCAATGCCCGCAAGTTTCAGGAATTCCCTTCTGTCGATTCCTCTTTTCATGGCTCCTCCATAATTTGCAGATGTTCGCCATTATAGCGACATGCCTGTTCTTTATTCG
This is a stretch of genomic DNA from Thermodesulfovibrionales bacterium. It encodes these proteins:
- a CDS encoding twin-arginine translocation signal domain-containing protein; protein product: MKRGIDRREFLKLAGIGGVVFISGIDSFASDQGKKGSQDDFFFVQLSDTHWGFSDAKINPDYTVTLKKAIASV